The Natrinema saccharevitans genome includes the window ACCGGATCGAAGAGGCGACGCACTTACGGACTCGAGCGACGAGAGGTCGGATATGGCCGCCGATCTCGAGGAGAAGACGAACCGGTACGGGGAGTTGCTCGCGGAGGCGCTCGAGGAAGCGACGATCGCGCCGCCCGAGGGGACACCGATGGCCGAGGCGGCCGCCGACTGCTACGAGATGGCGGCGTCGTATCTGGACGACGGCAACCACTTCCGGGAGCACGACGACCTCGTCAACGCTCTCGCGTCGTTTTCGTACGGACACGCGTGGCTGGACGCGGGTGCCCGTGTCGGGCTGTTCGACGTCCCGAGAGAGGGCCATCTCTTCACCGTCGAGTAGCGATCCGGGCCGCCCGATGGCACTCGATCTCCGGCAAGGTAACCCACACGATTAATCACTATGTAACCGAAACCCATATAATAGAAAATACGGTTAGTTTATAAAGTAGGCGAAACATTTATATGCGTTTCGGCCTTACCCTATGTTAGCCGAGGC containing:
- a CDS encoding DUF357 domain-containing protein — protein: MAADLEEKTNRYGELLAEALEEATIAPPEGTPMAEAAADCYEMAASYLDDGNHFREHDDLVNALASFSYGHAWLDAGARVGLFDVPREGHLFTVE